A stretch of the Leguminivora glycinivorella isolate SPB_JAAS2020 chromosome 2, LegGlyc_1.1, whole genome shotgun sequence genome encodes the following:
- the LOC125237484 gene encoding anoctamin-8 isoform X2, which yields MEGEDGGMGSPGDDYESSSHSTPQEHKSFAEFAKDKLDSASRELRRRLPMAGQLGAHLMHPRRLLLHSTPTQHTDVVLIFPKGLPDSMLLWLLQKLRGSRPRLRVCVRQHASSGCSAFYITADDDVLLQTAEEVHLPKQLKPEFGGGYKEFNVRDMHCFQKGSSATELLNSQERGALVKHVLESARAEPGDEHALEPALTLRPGQSIVPACVSRGVVQGMFPLHERGALENLRRKWVKTLFAPQPLDEISEYFGVKIAMYFAWLGHYTRSLTVPAIVGFVFWIWLGTANENWKDIAHVLFSLFNVLWACVYLETWKRYSNALAYKWGTLDQRSELLVEPRPLFQGEMTISSVTGRPEPEYPAWKRRLWRHGVSFPVTLLCLVVATVITFTLLHMQDWWENKIGYFNFVPRAFLAIIIFLEEEAYARIARWLNDKENYRLETKYENHLIVKIALFQFVNSFMSLFYIAFYLQDMDKLKEQLAVLLITRQIIGNLKESALPYLIENLRLAKICVDVFGALSPTKTPTAAQITELFDSKKTDTPTPSHVANGEERRDSETSVGQKVIHQAELESQLFKYEGTFAEYLEMLTQLGHVVLFSSAFPLAALCAQLNNAAEIRADAFKLCHVAQRPFGERVSSIGSWQSAMEAMVAVAVLVNCALIGLSGPVHRLLPDATPAQTILVIVALEHLILVIVLALRLAIPEIPGWLATEMAKVEFQRREAIKNAHAPLMSECPSVDDVRPSSRNTPRTITPTTPKQQEKPPEKKKINIGKIPEIPPFRSDL from the exons ATGGAGGGCGAGGATGGGGGGATGGGGAGCCCGGGAGACGATTACGAGAGCAGTTCCCATTCTACGCCTCAGGAACACAAGTCGTTTGCTGAATTCGCGAAAGATAAATTGGACAGTG CCAGCAGGGAGCTCCGTCGCCGCCTCCCCATGGCGGGGCAACTGGGGGCCCATCTGATGCATCCCCGACGCCTGCTACTGCACTCCACCCCCACACAGCATACTGATGTGGTGCTCATTTTTCCTAAAG GTCTACCAGACAGCATGCTGCTATGGCTGCTCCAGAAACTTCGCGGCAGCAGACCACGGCTGCGTGTCTGTGTGCGCCAACACGCGTCTTCAGGCTGTTCCGCCTTCTACATCACCGCTGATGATGACGT GCTGTTACAAACGGCGGAAGAGGTGCACCTACCCAAACAGTTGAAGCCCGAATTCGGAGGTGGCTACAAGGAGTTCAATGTCCGGGACATGCACTGCTTTCAAAAG GGATCCTCAGCCACGGAACTTCTCAACTCACAAGAGCGTGGGGCTCTAGTCAAGCATGTTTTAGAGTCAGCTCGCGCAGAGCCGGGCGACGAACATGCATTAGAACCTGCGTTGACATTGCGACCTGGACAGAGCATTG TGCCGGCGTGCGTGTCCCGAGGCGTGGTTCAGGGCATGTTCCCACTGCACGAGCGAGGAGCCCTAGAGAACCTGAGACGCAAATGGGTGAAGACGCTCTTCGCGCCGCAGCCTTTAG ATGAAATAAGCGAGTACTTCGGAGTGAAGATAGCGATGTATTTCGCTTGGCTGGGGCACTATACACGCTCGCTGACTGTACCTGCTATAGTCGGTTTTGTGTTTTGG ATTTGGTTGGGCACAGCCAATGAGAATTGGAAGGATATCGCCCACGTTTTATTCTCTTTGTTTAACGTATTGTGGGCTTGCGTTTATTTGGAGACTTGGAAGAG GTATTCTAATGCGCTGGCGTATAAATGGGGAACATTGGATCAGAGATCTGAACTTTTAGTAGAACCAAGACCTTTATTTCAG GGAGAAATGACTATAAGTTCAGTAACAGGGCGGCCAGAACCCGAATACCCGGCTTGGAAACGTCGTCTATGGCGGCATGGTGTTTCATTTCCAGTCACACTGTTGTGCCTAGTGGTCGCTACTGTCATCACTTTCACACTGTTACACATGCAG gatTGGTGGGAAAACAAAATAGGTTATTTTAATTTCGTGCCCCGGGCATTCTTGGCCATCATAATATTTTTGGAGGAGGAAGCTTACGCCCGGATAGCCAGGTGGCTCAACGACAAAG AAAACTATCGTCTCGAGACAAAGTATGAGAACCATCTGATTGTGAAAATAGCATTG TTCCAATTTGTAAACTCGTTCATGAGTTTGTTCTACATTGCGTTTTATCTGCAGGATATGGATAAATTAAAAGAG CAACTGGCAGTTTTGCTAATAACGAGACAAATCATAGGCAACCTGAAAGAGTCGGCATTGCCTTATTTGATCGAGAACCTGAGGTTGGCCAAAATCTGCGTCGATGTGTTTGGAGCGCTCAGTCCTACAAAAA CACCAACAGCGGCTCAAATAACCGAGTTGTTCGACAGTAAAAAGACAGACACACCAACACCGAGCCATGTCGCTAACGGTGAGGAGAGACGGGATTCTGAGACCAGCGTCGGTCAGAAAGTCATACATCAAGCAGAGCTAGAGTCGCAGCTGTTTAAG TACGAAGGCACGTTCGCGGAGTACCTTGAAATGCTAACGCAGCTCGGTCACGTCGTGCTATTCTCCTCTGCATTCCCATTGGCAGCGTTATGCGCTCAACTCAACAACGCGGCTGAAATCCGCGCTGACGCCTTCAAACTGTGCCACGTCGCTCAGCGGCCGTTTGGCGAGAGAGTTAGCAGCATTGGAAGCTGGCAG AGTGCAATGGAAGCGATGGTTGCTGTGGCCGTGTTAGTGAACTGCGCTCTGATTGGCTTGTCGGGACCCGTTCACAGGCTGctaccagatgctacgccagctCAAACCATACTGGTCATCGTGGCGCTTGAG cATCTGATCCTCGTGATAGTATTGGCCCTACGACTCGCGATCCCGGAAATCCCCGGCTGGCTCGCTACAGAGATGGCTAAAGTGGAGTTTCAGCGACGAGAGGCTATTAAAAACGCCCACGCACCGCTCATG TCGGAATGTCCGTCAGTCGACGACGTGCGCCCCTCG
- the LOC125237484 gene encoding anoctamin-8 isoform X3: protein MEGEDGGMGSPGDDYESSSHSTPQEHKSFAEFAKDKLDSASRELRRRLPMAGQLGAHLMHPRRLLLHSTPTQHTDVVLIFPKGLPDSMLLWLLQKLRGSRPRLRVCVRQHASSGCSAFYITADDDVLLQTAEEVHLPKQLKPEFGGGYKEFNVRDMHCFQKGSSATELLNSQERGALVKHVLESARAEPGDEHALEPALTLRPGQSIVPACVSRGVVQGMFPLHERGALENLRRKWVKTLFAPQPLDEISEYFGVKIAMYFAWLGHYTRSLTVPAIVGFVFWIWLGTANENWKDIAHVLFSLFNVLWACVYLETWKRYSNALAYKWGTLDQRSELLVEPRPLFQGEMTISSVTGRPEPEYPAWKRRLWRHGVSFPVTLLCLVVATVITFTLLHMQDWWENKIGYFNFVPRAFLAIIIFLEEEAYARIARWLNDKENYRLETKYENHLIVKIALFQFVNSFMSLFYIAFYLQDMDKLKEQLAVLLITRQIIGNLKESALPYLIENLRLAKICVDVFGALSPTKTPTAAQITELFDSKKTDTPTPSHVANGEERRDSETSVGQKVIHQAELESQLFKYEGTFAEYLEMLTQLGHVVLFSSAFPLAALCAQLNNAAEIRADAFKLCHVAQRPFGERVSSIGSWQSAMEAMVAVAVLVNCALIGLSGPVHRLLPDATPAQTILVIVALEHLILVIVLALRLAIPEIPGWLATEMAKVEFQRREAIKNAHAPLMSECPSVDDVRPSSRNTPRTITPTTPKQQEKPPEKKKINIGKIPEIPPFS from the exons ATGGAGGGCGAGGATGGGGGGATGGGGAGCCCGGGAGACGATTACGAGAGCAGTTCCCATTCTACGCCTCAGGAACACAAGTCGTTTGCTGAATTCGCGAAAGATAAATTGGACAGTG CCAGCAGGGAGCTCCGTCGCCGCCTCCCCATGGCGGGGCAACTGGGGGCCCATCTGATGCATCCCCGACGCCTGCTACTGCACTCCACCCCCACACAGCATACTGATGTGGTGCTCATTTTTCCTAAAG GTCTACCAGACAGCATGCTGCTATGGCTGCTCCAGAAACTTCGCGGCAGCAGACCACGGCTGCGTGTCTGTGTGCGCCAACACGCGTCTTCAGGCTGTTCCGCCTTCTACATCACCGCTGATGATGACGT GCTGTTACAAACGGCGGAAGAGGTGCACCTACCCAAACAGTTGAAGCCCGAATTCGGAGGTGGCTACAAGGAGTTCAATGTCCGGGACATGCACTGCTTTCAAAAG GGATCCTCAGCCACGGAACTTCTCAACTCACAAGAGCGTGGGGCTCTAGTCAAGCATGTTTTAGAGTCAGCTCGCGCAGAGCCGGGCGACGAACATGCATTAGAACCTGCGTTGACATTGCGACCTGGACAGAGCATTG TGCCGGCGTGCGTGTCCCGAGGCGTGGTTCAGGGCATGTTCCCACTGCACGAGCGAGGAGCCCTAGAGAACCTGAGACGCAAATGGGTGAAGACGCTCTTCGCGCCGCAGCCTTTAG ATGAAATAAGCGAGTACTTCGGAGTGAAGATAGCGATGTATTTCGCTTGGCTGGGGCACTATACACGCTCGCTGACTGTACCTGCTATAGTCGGTTTTGTGTTTTGG ATTTGGTTGGGCACAGCCAATGAGAATTGGAAGGATATCGCCCACGTTTTATTCTCTTTGTTTAACGTATTGTGGGCTTGCGTTTATTTGGAGACTTGGAAGAG GTATTCTAATGCGCTGGCGTATAAATGGGGAACATTGGATCAGAGATCTGAACTTTTAGTAGAACCAAGACCTTTATTTCAG GGAGAAATGACTATAAGTTCAGTAACAGGGCGGCCAGAACCCGAATACCCGGCTTGGAAACGTCGTCTATGGCGGCATGGTGTTTCATTTCCAGTCACACTGTTGTGCCTAGTGGTCGCTACTGTCATCACTTTCACACTGTTACACATGCAG gatTGGTGGGAAAACAAAATAGGTTATTTTAATTTCGTGCCCCGGGCATTCTTGGCCATCATAATATTTTTGGAGGAGGAAGCTTACGCCCGGATAGCCAGGTGGCTCAACGACAAAG AAAACTATCGTCTCGAGACAAAGTATGAGAACCATCTGATTGTGAAAATAGCATTG TTCCAATTTGTAAACTCGTTCATGAGTTTGTTCTACATTGCGTTTTATCTGCAGGATATGGATAAATTAAAAGAG CAACTGGCAGTTTTGCTAATAACGAGACAAATCATAGGCAACCTGAAAGAGTCGGCATTGCCTTATTTGATCGAGAACCTGAGGTTGGCCAAAATCTGCGTCGATGTGTTTGGAGCGCTCAGTCCTACAAAAA CACCAACAGCGGCTCAAATAACCGAGTTGTTCGACAGTAAAAAGACAGACACACCAACACCGAGCCATGTCGCTAACGGTGAGGAGAGACGGGATTCTGAGACCAGCGTCGGTCAGAAAGTCATACATCAAGCAGAGCTAGAGTCGCAGCTGTTTAAG TACGAAGGCACGTTCGCGGAGTACCTTGAAATGCTAACGCAGCTCGGTCACGTCGTGCTATTCTCCTCTGCATTCCCATTGGCAGCGTTATGCGCTCAACTCAACAACGCGGCTGAAATCCGCGCTGACGCCTTCAAACTGTGCCACGTCGCTCAGCGGCCGTTTGGCGAGAGAGTTAGCAGCATTGGAAGCTGGCAG AGTGCAATGGAAGCGATGGTTGCTGTGGCCGTGTTAGTGAACTGCGCTCTGATTGGCTTGTCGGGACCCGTTCACAGGCTGctaccagatgctacgccagctCAAACCATACTGGTCATCGTGGCGCTTGAG cATCTGATCCTCGTGATAGTATTGGCCCTACGACTCGCGATCCCGGAAATCCCCGGCTGGCTCGCTACAGAGATGGCTAAAGTGGAGTTTCAGCGACGAGAGGCTATTAAAAACGCCCACGCACCGCTCATG TCGGAATGTCCGTCAGTCGACGACGTGCGCCCCTCG